A DNA window from Planctomycetota bacterium contains the following coding sequences:
- a CDS encoding VTT domain-containing protein, whose product MRALLKVMIPLAMFFGGMLLLLRLTGVLANERIEGWLEAARNASPVWAGLVVIGLMFADLFVAVPTLTIMLIAGSLMGFEAAAISGFLGLLSAGLGGYGLCRAFGDRLVRFIIRDEAERQDMRDTFAKHGVVMILLSRALPMMPEVTACLAGVTRMPLGRFLTAWIGSTLPYVLIATYAGSKSSLENPFPAIAAAVGLAGVFGLCWLAFQRSLRKQTATAPATAGR is encoded by the coding sequence ATGCGTGCGCTGCTCAAGGTGATGATTCCGCTTGCGATGTTCTTCGGCGGGATGCTGCTGCTCCTGCGGCTCACCGGGGTGCTGGCGAACGAGCGGATCGAGGGGTGGCTGGAGGCGGCGCGAAACGCGTCGCCGGTCTGGGCGGGGTTGGTGGTGATCGGGCTGATGTTCGCGGACCTGTTCGTCGCGGTGCCGACGTTGACGATCATGCTCATCGCGGGGAGCCTGATGGGCTTCGAGGCGGCGGCGATCTCGGGGTTTCTCGGGCTGCTCTCGGCGGGGCTGGGGGGCTACGGATTGTGCCGGGCGTTCGGCGATCGGCTGGTACGGTTCATCATCCGCGACGAGGCCGAACGGCAGGACATGCGTGACACCTTCGCCAAACACGGCGTGGTGATGATCCTGCTGTCGCGCGCGTTGCCGATGATGCCGGAGGTGACGGCGTGTTTGGCGGGGGTGACGCGGATGCCGCTGGGTCGTTTCCTGACGGCGTGGATCGGGAGCACGTTGCCGTACGTCCTGATCGCGACGTATGCGGGGAGCAAGAGCAGTTTGGAGAACCCCTTCCCCGCGATCGCGGCGGCGGTCGGACTGGCCGGCGTGTTCGGGCTTTGCTGGCTGGCGTTCCAGCGGTCGCTGCGGAAGCAAACGGCCACGGCCCCCGCGACGGCGGGTCGTTAG
- a CDS encoding GNAT family N-acetyltransferase: protein MHGLTTERLTIRRFTPDDLAGVAELLDGCFGDEPLKERERWLDWTVRNYVALEALHQPPFGDYAVVCGARLVGSIGLVPSLAPFGRLPTLGGDPSANHTPELGLFWATHPEHRRRGYATEAAAAALRFVFGQLHAARVVATTEHDNVASMAVMRKLGMTIDRNPINDPPWFQTVGVVFTDQPSG, encoded by the coding sequence ATGCACGGCCTGACCACCGAACGCCTTACGATCCGGCGCTTCACGCCCGACGACCTCGCCGGCGTGGCGGAATTGCTCGACGGCTGTTTCGGCGATGAGCCGTTGAAGGAACGGGAGCGCTGGCTGGACTGGACGGTGCGGAACTACGTCGCGCTCGAAGCCCTGCACCAGCCGCCGTTCGGCGACTACGCGGTGGTGTGCGGCGCGCGGCTCGTGGGCAGCATCGGGCTGGTGCCGAGCTTGGCCCCTTTCGGCCGGCTGCCGACGCTAGGCGGTGACCCGTCGGCCAATCACACGCCCGAGCTCGGGCTGTTCTGGGCGACCCACCCCGAACACCGCCGGCGTGGCTACGCGACCGAAGCGGCCGCCGCCGCGTTGCGGTTCGTCTTCGGCCAACTCCACGCCGCCCGCGTCGTTGCCACGACCGAGCACGATAACGTGGCGTCCATGGCCGTGATGCGCAAGCTCGGCATGACGATCGATCGCAACCCGATCAACGACCCGCCGTGGTTCCAGACGGTCGGCGTCGTGTTCACGGATCAGCCGAGCGGCT